One Baekduia alba genomic window, ACGATCGGGCGCCGACCCGACTCCGACGTCTTCCTCGACGACGTCACGGTCTCGCGCGACCACGCGCTGGTCGTCAAGCGCGGCGACGAGTTCCACCTCGACGACCTCGGGTCGCTCAACGGGACCTACGTCAACCGCCGCCGCATCGAGTCCCATCACCTGGCCGACGGCGACGAGCTCCAGGTCGGCAAGTACAAGCTCACGTTCCTCTCGCGCTGATGGCCGCCGTGGAAGAGGAGCGCACCGCACCGACCGACGAGCGCCCCGGCAAGGCGATGACCATCGGCGCCGTGTGCAAGGCGCTGGGTCAGGAGTTCCCGGACATCTCGATCTCCAAGATCCGCTACTTGGAGGATCAGAAGCTGCTGGAGCCGCGGCGCACGCCGGGCGGCTACCGGCTGTACGCGCAGTCTGACGTCGCGCGCCTGCGCACGATCCTGCGCATGCAGCGTGACGAGTTCCTGCCGCTGCGCGTCATCAGGCAGGAGCTCGCCTCCGGCCGGATGGACGGCGGCGAGCCCACCGTGCCGACGCCGTCGGCGGACGCCGCGGGCGGCGACGCCGCGCGCACGCGCAGGCGGCCGAGCGTCTCGGTCACAGGCGGCGGCGCCCTGTACTCGCTCGACGACGTCGTGGAGGACACGCGCGCCGAGCCGAGCCTGATCGCCGAGCTCGAGGAGTACGGCGTCATCAAGGGCGAGAACCGCGCCGGGACCAAGTACTACGACGAGACCGAGCGCGAGATCATCCGCGCGGTCACCGAGCTGGCGCGCTACGGCGTGGGCGGGCGCAACCTGCGCGCGTTCCGCACCAGCGCCGACCGCGAGGCCGCGCTGCTGCAGCAGATCCTGGCCCCGGCGCTGCGCTCGCGCAACGTCGAGCGGCGCAAGGAGGCCGTCGAGGCGCTGGAGAACCTGGCCGCCGTGACGACCCACCTCAAGCACCTGCTGCTGATCCGCGACCTGCGCAAGATCGTCGGATAGGCGGACGCCATGACGGTGGACATCGGCTCCTTCGTCCCCGGGATGTCAAGCGAGTGAGCTCTGTGGACCTCAACAATTTCGTTCGCGACATCCCCGGGATGTCAAGCGAGTGAGCTCTGTGGACCTCAACAACTTCGTTCGCGACATCCCCGGGACGTCAAGCGAGTGAGCTCTGTGGACCTCAACAACTTCGTTCGCGACATCCCCGGGATGTCAAGCGAGTGAGCTCTGTGGACCTCAACAACTTCGTTCGCGACATCCCCGACTTCCCGAAGCCGGGGATCGTCTTCAAGGACATCACGCCGGTGCTGGCGTCGGCCGAGGCGCTGGACGCCGCGGTCGCGCAGCTGGCCGCCGCGACGCGCGACCTGAAGGTCGACGTGGTCATCGGCGCCGAGGCGCGCGGCTTCCTGCTCGGCGCGGCGCTGGCGCGCGAGCTGGGCGCCGGGTTCGTCCTGGCGCGCAAGCCCGGCAAGCTGCCGCACGAGACCGTCCGGGCCGAGTACCTGCTCGAGTACGGCACCGACGCGCTCGAGCTGCACACCGACGCGGTCGCCCAGGGCGCGCGCGTCCTGGTCCACGACGACCTCCTCGCCACCGGCGGCACGGCGCGCG contains:
- the ftsR gene encoding transcriptional regulator FtsR, translating into MAAVEEERTAPTDERPGKAMTIGAVCKALGQEFPDISISKIRYLEDQKLLEPRRTPGGYRLYAQSDVARLRTILRMQRDEFLPLRVIRQELASGRMDGGEPTVPTPSADAAGGDAARTRRRPSVSVTGGGALYSLDDVVEDTRAEPSLIAELEEYGVIKGENRAGTKYYDETEREIIRAVTELARYGVGGRNLRAFRTSADREAALLQQILAPALRSRNVERRKEAVEALENLAAVTTHLKHLLLIRDLRKIVG
- a CDS encoding adenine phosphoribosyltransferase: MDLNNFVRDIPDFPKPGIVFKDITPVLASAEALDAAVAQLAAATRDLKVDVVIGAEARGFLLGAALARELGAGFVLARKPGKLPHETVRAEYLLEYGTDALELHTDAVAQGARVLVHDDLLATGGTARALCELVEQLEGVVVGCAFLIELGFLGGRSKLAGYDVSSVLRYDAE